CAGTTTTATCTAGCACCCAGGGCTGTTAATGCATGCCTTAGAATGGGTTTACAGCCCTGTGTCTATTCTCTGTCCCCTTGCTCTGATGTGCCCAGGGCaactgcccccacccccctcgTAGGACCGCAGCAATAGTTGATAGTCCCTTTGCCTATTTCATTCAGTTTATTATGGTAAAACAAACAGTGGTTCTAAAGGATCCCCTTGAGGCccgaattgtttttatttttttcctttcattcaTTGAAAGCCATACTTCATGACAGATGGGTTTGATGTCGCCACCTACAGGAGCAGGACCATATGGAGTCACCAGTACATTGAGCCCCCGAAATGTGTTGGCTTGTTGCTTTCAGATCTACTGGAAATTGTGTCAAGGAAAGCGGGGAAAAAGGTTTAATAGCCTTCAGCTTTAAATCTGTGTgaactgctgcccccccccccttttttttttttgcaccccccCACAATTTGGTTTATTGTTATGGATGTCTGTCGTGACTTTTATGATAATCAGGCCACCACCTTGGCCCTCTATCATTCCAAAAAAGCCATTTACATAAAGCATTAACACATAATCATCCTATACTTTGTAATACCTCCTGCAGCCTGTGTGTGGCGCCAGATCCCTGCAGAAgcacagcaccacctagtggctaTGACTAGGCACTGcacccaggtttttttttccatttgtttattttaggccttttttttttttttcttttcgttttatttttttttttaggaattttttttaggtcttttgtttgttttttttttaaattattttaggctttttttttttcgtttatttttttttataggtcttttgtgtattttttttaattgaggtcttttttttgttattttttttaggtcttttgtgtagtttttttaatttttattattttaggggGTTTTTTtcgtggtgtgtgtttttttttattttttttactatttttaggtctttttttttttcattttatttttattataggtcttttttcttttcttaggtcttttgtttaattttcctttttaatttagttttttttttattattttaggtcttttgtttcgttttttttattattattttatttatttattttgtgtttttttttttattatttttaggtctttttttttattattttaggtcTTTTTTCTTAGGTCTTTTGTTTCATTTTCCTTTTTAatttaggtcttttttttttatcttttttttttcggtcttttgtttcgtttttttattattattttatttatttattttgtgttttttttttttttttttttaattattatttttaggtctttttttttcattttaggtcttttttttttcttaggtcttttgtttcatttttctttttaatttaggtctttttttttcattttaggtcttttttttttcttaggtcttttgtttcatttttctttttaatttaggtcttttttttttttgtttttgttttttggtcttttgtctcgtttttttattttaggtctgTGGTTTTAAATGGTGGATATGAAGTGACTACAAGCTATTTTCTAGACTTTGCcgttttttcttttgtatattgtctttttgtattttttttttttctaactcgcTGTCTCCTCCTAACTGTATTTACAGGATATTGTATATAGATgaatacaaaaatacatttatatatatatattttttttatatatatattccgtACAATGCTTTTACTTTCTATGAAGGTTTCTGCTCTCCCTTTCCAGCCCTGTAAAGAGACCAAAACCACATTCcagatctctctctcccctcccccttggaGCCGAAAAGGGTTAATGCCACCATTGTAGGGAACAgcgagttctttttttttttctttcatatttaTGTAATTTAAATATCTATAAACGTATTCTGTATTTTAGTCCTTTATGCTTTTTACTTTCTGGCTGACAATAGACATAAtccaaaacaaaggaaaaaaaaaactttttaaatgggAATAAACCTTTTTATTTATTCAGTGTTCTGTGGTGTTGTACATATTGGATCCTCGGGGGCGGGgctgctgaattaaaaaaaaaaagtgtttagaaAATTAATTATTGCTTTTGAGGTTCATAGAAAATGCCTTCCGTACGGCCGGATTTATTCCGGAGCCTGCAAAGTTTCTAACCAAAGTTCCAGAGCGTATTTGGTGCCGGTGCTCACGCGCTCCACGTCTTCCCCGCCGACCGGGGCCGTGTTCAAAAACACCGACACGTCCACGTCCCTCCGAGAGAGAGAATTCCCGGACACCTCCGTGACCCTGGAGGAGGCCGAGACAAGTATTACTACGGAAAATCTGAtggctgcagagcatcgcacccTCCCGACAGATCcatattgatatattctgcagactATCACATCACTGACCtctctagagatctgcagaacatcgctccttcccctcctgacagatccatattCTGCAGGCTATCCCACCACTGACCCCTCTAGAGctctgcagaacatcgctccctccccctcctgattTATTCTGCAGATTATCCCACCACTGACCtctctagagatctgcagaacatcgctccctCCTAACAGATCCatattctgcagattatcccACCACTGACCCCTCTAGAGCATCgcaccctccccctcctgacagattcatattgatatattctgcagattattaCATCACTGACCCCTCTAGAGATCTGCACAACATCGCTCCCTCCTGATACATTCTGCAGATTATCCCACCACTGACCTCTCTAGAgatctgcagagcatcgcacccTCCCCCTCTTGACAGATTcatatattctgcagattattacatcactgacctctctagagatctgcagaacatcgctccctCCCATCCtcctcctgacagatccatattctgcagattatcccACCACTGACCTCTCTAGAGATAAATATAAACTTACTGAATGGAGGTTGGAATCCCCGGCAGGTTttccccagaatcctcctctccctcctgagcCGCCACTATGCGCTCAGCGATCTCCGGGTCCAGCCAGACGCACGCGCTGACCTCCTCCTCGGCCGGGTGGAGTTTCTCctgttacagtaaaaaaaaaaaatcccaacattACATCTCTGAAAGAAGGAGACTGATGGCCCCCCGATTCCGGCCGACTTACCTGCAGCTCCTGGTGGGTTTTGCTGGAGGTGACGAGAAGGTAAGTGACAATATGGTGCCTCGTGGGGAGTCCGCGGCTCAGCAGCGGTGGGAAGGCGGACTGGAAAACAAAAATCGGTTTTAATGAATTCCCAGCTCAGGACTTGACTGCACAGTGACAAAAAGCCAAAATCATGAATTTGGGGTCACTGGGAGGCACACGGGACGCTCCGGGGTCACTGGGAGGCACACGGGACGCTCCGGGGTCACTGGGAGGCACACGGGACGCTCCGGGGTCACTGGGAGGCACACGGGACGCTCCGGGGTCACTGGGAGGCACACTGGATGCTCCGGGGTCACTGGGAGACACACTGGATGCTCCGGGGTCACTGGGAGGCACACTggatgctctggggtcactgGGAGGCACACAAGGTGCTCCGGGGTCACTGGGAGGCACACAGGACGCTCCGGGGTCACTGGGAGGCACACAGGACGCTCCGGGGTCACTGGGAGGCACACTGGATGCTCCGGGGTCACTGGGAGGCACATTGGATGCTCCGGGGTCACTGGGAGGCACACAAGGTGCTCCGGGGTCACTGGGAGGCACACTGGATGCTCCGGGGTCACTGGGAGGCACACTGGATGCTCCGGGGTCACTGGGAGGCACACAAGGTGCTCCAGGGTCACTGGGAGGCACACAGGACGCTCCGGGGTCACTGGGAGGCACACAGGACGCTCCGGGGTCACTGGGAGACACACGGGACGCTCCGGAGTCACTGGGAGACACACGGGACGCTCCGGAGTCACTGGGAGACACACGGGACGCTCCGGGGTCACTGGGAGGCACACGGGACGCTCCGGGGtcactgggagacacacaggacgCTCCGGGGTCACTGGGAGACACACGGGAtcactgggagacacacaggggtGCTCCGGGAtcactgggagacacacaggggtGCTCCGGGGTCACTGAGAGACACACGGGGTCACTGGGAGACACACGGGATGCTCCGGGGTCACTGGGAGACACACGGGATGCTCCGGGGTCACTGGGAGACACATGGGATGCTTCGGGGTCACTGGGGGACACACGGGGTGCTCCGGGGTCACTGGGAGGCACACGGGGTGCTCTGGGGTCACTGGGAGACACACGGGGTGCTCCGGGGTCACTGGGAGACACACGGGGTGCTCCGGGGTCACTGGGAGACACATGGGATGCTTCGGGGTCACTGGGGGACACACGGGGTGCTCCGGGGTCACTGGGAGGCACACGGGGTGCTCCAGGGTCACTGGGAGGCACACGGGGTGCTCCGGGGTCACTGGGAGACACACGGGGTGCTCCGGGGTCACTGGGAGGCACACGGGGTGCTCCGGGGTCACTGGGAGGCACACGGGGTGCTCCGGGGTCACTGGGAGACACACGGGGTGCTCCGGGGTCACTGGGAGGCACACAGGGTGCTCCGGGGTCACTGGGAGACACACGGGGTATGACTATGTGTCAAAGGTCCCTCGGGGTGGAAGCTGGAAGTACCAGAAAGAAGAGCCAGTGCTGGATCCTGGGGGGAGGTATCACCTGTGTCTGTCAGTGACAGCGCGGTCTTCAGACCTACGCGGTTATTTCTCAGACAGAAGGTAGATTTACAATCACTGAGCATGGAGAACTCTGACAGAAGAATCTACAAGCTGCTGTGGAATGGGGGTTGTGCACAAGTTACCTCCCAAAGCCCCAGGATCCTCCAGGGCGGAGTCTCGTTCCTCAGGTCCAGCCCAGTCTCCTCCTGTAGTTCTCTCAGCCCGGCATCGAGGAGCTACCAATGTGAATGTGTACAAAATTAACGGAGATgcgatacaaataataaaaaaacggtaTATTGACGAGACGCCTGGCACTCACCTGCTCTCCTGACTCCATGTGACCACCTGTACAACAGAAGAAGGCAACGGCTGAAACTCTCACACAGGCACAGTGCAagatcataaaaaaaatacttatagaAAAGTGGAAAACaatat
This window of the Rana temporaria chromosome 13, aRanTem1.1, whole genome shotgun sequence genome carries:
- the NUDT17 gene encoding nucleoside diphosphate-linked moiety X motif 17 isoform X2; protein product: MESAKRILVYLSKESSLLQCARFVQGITGHFSSEDTAVVNCGLDRDRFVISDRPFSGSSGVRLQRPSFCPIKHLNPDQAARLPEQIRLRGVDVGVAILLQTANKKVLLTRRTKTLSIFPNVWVPPGGHMESGEQLLDAGLRELQEETGLDLRNETPPWRILGLWESAFPPLLSRGLPTRHHIVTYLLVTSSKTHQELQEKLHPAEEEVSACVWLDPEIAERIVAAQEGEEDSGENLPGIPTSIQVTEVSGNSLSRRDVDVSVFLNTAPVGGEDVERVSTGTKYALELCPAPEDPICTTPQNTE
- the NUDT17 gene encoding nucleoside diphosphate-linked moiety X motif 17 isoform X1 translates to MESAKRILVYLSKESSLLQCARFVQGITGHFSSEDTAVVNCGLDRDRFVISDRPFSGSSGVRLQRPSFCPIKHLNPDQAARLPEQIRLRGVDVGVAILLQTANKKVLLTRRTKTLSIFPNVWVPPGGHMESGEQLLDAGLRELQEETGLDLRNETPPWRILGLWESAFPPLLSRGLPTRHHIVTYLLVTSSKTHQELQEKLHPAEEEVSACVWLDPEIAERIVAAQEGEEDSGENLPGIPTSIQVTEVSGNSLSRRDVDVSVFLNTAPVGGEDVERVSTGTKYALELCSPAPEDPICTTPQNTE
- the NUDT17 gene encoding nucleoside diphosphate-linked moiety X motif 17 isoform X3; this translates as MESAKRILVYLSKESSLLQCARFVQGITGHFSSEDTAVVNCGLDRDRFVISDRPFSGSSGVRLQRPSFCPIKHLNPDQAARLPEQIRLRGVDVGVAILLQTANKKVLLTRRTKTLSIFPNVWVPPGGHMESGEQLLDAGLRELQEETGLDLRNETPPWRILGLWESAFPPLLSRGLPTRHHIVTYLLVTSSKTHQELQEKLHPAEEEVSACVWLDPEIAERIVAAQEGEEDSGENLPGIPTSIQVTEVSGNSLSRRDVDVSVFLNTAPVGGEDVERVSTGTKYALELWLETLQAPE